Genomic DNA from Streptomyces sp. GS7:
TGACGGGCCGTGAAGACCGGCGAACGCAGGCCGTGCCAGAGGTGTTTGAGGGAGACCTGGAGCCAGCCCTGGGCCCAGCGCGAGCGCTGGTTCCACAGCGCCTTGAGGGTGGTGGGCGCCAGTTCGCGGGAGAGGAGGGTGCGGTCGACGGCGATACGGGCGCCTTCGTTCAGGGCCCGCATCGTGGAGTCGATGTCCTCGGTGAGCATCGAGCCGTGCATCCGGGTGCGGGCGAGCAGGTCGGTGCGCCAGAAGCCGTTGGAGCCGCCGAAGACGCCGAAGCCGTAGAGGCGGGTGCGGCCGGGGTGGCTGACGGCGTAGATGGCCTCGAACTCGACGGCGACGGTCTCGGCGACCCGGGAGCTCTCGCCGTTGCGGACGACGCAGTGGCCCTGGACGACGTCGTAGCCGTGGGAGAGCCAGTGCCAGGCGTCGCGGAAGGAGTGCCGGGCGGGGTGGTGGTCCGCGTCGAAGATGCCGACGAACTCGCCGCGGACGCGGGTCACCGCGGCGTTGATGTTCTGTGCCTTGGAGGTGCTGCCGGCGACCGGCATCAGGACCAGGCGCGGATCGCGGGCGGCGACCTCGCGGAGGGTGTCCTCGACGGGCAGGGCGTGCGGGGTGTTGTAGGCGAGGACGATCTCCAGGTCGCCGGGGTAGTCCAGGCGCAGGAACGATTCGACGGTGTCGACGATGGTGGCGGCCTCGTTGGGCAGGTACGCGGCGATCACCGCGCTGGCCGGCGGATAGGGCGCGCCGGGCCGTTCGGGCCGGGACGGGGCGTCGAGCGAGTAGAGGCATTCCAGGACGATCAGCAGCGCGGACAGCACCAGTCCGGCGACCACCACCCAGTACATGGCCGAGCCCAGGTCCCAACCGGCCAGATACGCCTGCTGGTAGAGGAGGAACGGCGCGCCGATGCCGAGCAGCAGCGCGAGGACCGGCGAGAGGGCGGAGACCGCGGGGCGGATGAGGGTGCGCAGCGGGGGGCGCCGGTGCCGGTTGGGGGTGCCGCGCATCCAGGGCGCGTACCGGACTGGCTGGAGGTCGCGGTGCCGGAGGGCTTCGCGTGCCGCGTCCTGGGCCTGTTCGACGGAGGGGCCGCCGTCGGTGCACTCGCCGAGCGGCAGCCAACCGATGGCGGGGGTGAGCCGGACGTTCTCGTCGGCGACGATGAAGCGTGTGCCGGCGACGGTGGCGGCGAACTTCCGCAGACCGCGCAGTGCGGTCTCCTCGTCGACGCCCGGCAGCAGCATCAGCAGCCTGCCGTCGTCGTCCCGGCCGAACCGGTCGCAGAAGCCGCCGAGTTGCTGGGCGACACCGGCCAGCCGTTCGGCGATCTCGCGGCGGACCCGGGGGCCGAGCCTGGCTTCGAGGGTGTCGGTCTCGGCGACGCCGATGACGGCGAGCACGCCGCCCTGCCGGGCGGCGCCGGGGCGCCTCAGTTCACGGTCGAGTTCGTCGAGGAAGTGCGGGCGGGAGTAGAGCCCGGTGCGCGGGTCGCGCAGCAGGTTCTCGACGGGGACCGGGACGCGGCGGAGCTTGGCCTCGATGCGGGCGGAGAGTTCGACCGGGTCGGAGGCTTCGGGTATGCAGTCGTCGGCGCCGTGGCGGAGCATGTCGACGACACCGGCCGGTTCCGGGGTGTCGGTGACCATGAGCAGCGGCAGCGCCCGTCCGGCGGGGACGGTGCGGACCTCGCGGATGACGTCGACGCCGGCGTGCCGGTCGCCCGGTTCGTCGAGGGCGACGATGGCGTCCGGGGGTGCCTGGCGGACGCGGGGGTCCACCTCGCCGGGCGGCGCGTGGCTGACGTCGTGGCCGGTGGCGCGCAGGGTCCGGGTGAGGCGCTCCAGTCGCGGTCCTGGAGTGCCGACCACGAGAACGTGGCCGCCATGGCCGTCGTGCCCGCCGGGTGGGGGTGTCCCGGGGGCGGGCAGGTCGTCCGTTTCGCGGAGCAGGGCCGTGGGGGTGCCCTGGGGGGTGGCTCGGTGCGAAGTGAGCACCTGGGGTTGTCCTTTCAGGCTGAAGTCCGGCGGTGTTCCGTCTGATGGCATGCGGAAGCCGGCGGCGGCCGTGGGGGTGCCCGGTGGCCGTACGCGGGCAGGGCGGCTCAACCGCCCGTCGGCGTGGGCGAGTTCCGGGGTCCCGGGCGGCCGTGTGGGGGGCCGGCGTGTCCGGGGTGCGCGTGGGGGCGCGCCCGGCGATCAGGCGGCGTACGCGGGCATGATTGTCAGATGCATGACATGGCGAACTGCGGCGGCCGCAGGGGGATCCGTCTTCTCTCCGCGGAACGGACGGCGGCGTACCGGCGCACGGCCGTTAAGACAGGCTCCAGGTCTCGGACCGCGCGGGCGCGGTCGAGTTCGTATCGCATAGGAAGGGTCCCATCCTGATCGGATTGTGGGGGGAGGACCGGATGTCAGGTGTACACCGACCGACTCTGCTCGGCAAGGCCCGTCGGCAAACGCCAGCCTCGGTGATCACTGTGACACCACACCTTCATTCACGTAACACCTTGATTACGTCCGGCGGTCGCGGCGGCCGCGGGATGCGCTACCAACCGGTAGGCGAGGGTGAATCGGCTATACCCAGTACGGGAGTTTTGAGCTGGAGATTCGTACCTCTCTCCCATCTGTTAATCTGCCCGCCCCTGGAGGTTCCTCCATCTCCCCTCCCCCGAAGCGCCCTCTGCTCGCCGGGTGCAGCGAGGTGTCCCGTACGTGTACAGCGTTCCGTTCTCCCCCGCACAGGCCCGATCCGCCCGGGCCCGGGTGGGCCTGACCACGGCTCAGGTCGCCCAGGCGATGACGGCGTGCGGTGCGCCGGTGCGCCCCGAGCTGATCGAGGCGTGGGAGTACGGCTCCCAGCCGCCCACCGAGCCACAGCTGTTCGCGCTGGCCGACGCGCTGTGGTGCCCGCCGGCGGTACTGATGGGCGTGGAGCCGCGGACGCTGGCCGAGCACCGCATGGCGCGGCAGCTGAGCGCGGAGCGGCTGGCGCAGCTCATCGGGATGGATCCGGACGCGTACCGGGCGGCGGAGGCGGCCAACCAGTGGCACGGCGACTACCGGCAGACCAAGGCGCTGGTGGAGGCGCTGGGGCTGTCGCTGCGCAAGCTGATCGGAGTGATGGGCCGGGTCGACGAGTTGGCCGGGCATCTGCGGGCGGCCATCGAGGGGCGCTGGAAGTCGCATGTCGGGCCGGTCTGCGAGATCACGTCGCTGAACAAGACGCGGGTGGGCGATGCGCTGCGCGTGATGCACGGGGAGTTCGCGGAGTTCGCCGAGCGGTACATGGGGCATGTGGTGGCCCGTAACGCCGACGCCCGGCTCAAGGAGGTCGCGGCCGAGCGGTCGGCGTATCTGCGCCGGCTGGTGGACCACTTCTGGGAGTTGATCGGGGAGGCGGGCGAGGCGCCGCCGTTCCACTCGGTGCACTGAGCGCAGGGCCGGCGGCAGAGCGGGGCCGGCGGGGAGGGGGCGGCGCCCGCCCCCTCCCCGCGGGACGCCGGGCGTCAGTAGGCGCCCTGAGGGTGCGGCGGCTGCTCGGCCACCGCGGGCTCGTCGTCGTCCGCGAACTCGTCCCAGTCGATCTCCGTCGACTT
This window encodes:
- a CDS encoding transcriptional regulator, which translates into the protein MTACGAPVRPELIEAWEYGSQPPTEPQLFALADALWCPPAVLMGVEPRTLAEHRMARQLSAERLAQLIGMDPDAYRAAEAANQWHGDYRQTKALVEALGLSLRKLIGVMGRVDELAGHLRAAIEGRWKSHVGPVCEITSLNKTRVGDALRVMHGEFAEFAERYMGHVVARNADARLKEVAAERSAYLRRLVDHFWELIGEAGEAPPFHSVH
- a CDS encoding glycosyltransferase, with the translated sequence MLTSHRATPQGTPTALLRETDDLPAPGTPPPGGHDGHGGHVLVVGTPGPRLERLTRTLRATGHDVSHAPPGEVDPRVRQAPPDAIVALDEPGDRHAGVDVIREVRTVPAGRALPLLMVTDTPEPAGVVDMLRHGADDCIPEASDPVELSARIEAKLRRVPVPVENLLRDPRTGLYSRPHFLDELDRELRRPGAARQGGVLAVIGVAETDTLEARLGPRVRREIAERLAGVAQQLGGFCDRFGRDDDGRLLMLLPGVDEETALRGLRKFAATVAGTRFIVADENVRLTPAIGWLPLGECTDGGPSVEQAQDAAREALRHRDLQPVRYAPWMRGTPNRHRRPPLRTLIRPAVSALSPVLALLLGIGAPFLLYQQAYLAGWDLGSAMYWVVVAGLVLSALLIVLECLYSLDAPSRPERPGAPYPPASAVIAAYLPNEAATIVDTVESFLRLDYPGDLEIVLAYNTPHALPVEDTLREVAARDPRLVLMPVAGSTSKAQNINAAVTRVRGEFVGIFDADHHPARHSFRDAWHWLSHGYDVVQGHCVVRNGESSRVAETVAVEFEAIYAVSHPGRTRLYGFGVFGGSNGFWRTDLLARTRMHGSMLTEDIDSTMRALNEGARIAVDRTLLSRELAPTTLKALWNQRSRWAQGWLQVSLKHLWHGLRSPVFTARQKLGLLVLLGWREVQPWLTLQILPILAYSAWKAGGLQNLHWTVPVCVLAMLFTLAAGPVQALFAWRLAVPELRARTPWFWAYFVVSTIFYSHFKNMVARQAHLKEALGDRQWRVTPRAAAAKAVARR